The Urbifossiella limnaea nucleotide sequence CCAATTCCTCGCCCTCCCGAAGGAGGTGTTCGACGACGGCGAGGAGATGCTGGCGGGTGGATGGCGGGTGGACTGAATCGACTCCCCGAAATGGAGGTGACCGCCGTGATCGTGATTTCGCGCGGGCTGGCCCGGTCGGTCCGGGCGTTGGCCCGCAAGTGCATCTCGGGCCGGCCCCGCGGCCCGGCCCCGCCGGTCGTGTTCGAGAGCCGGGCCGGCACGCTGACCGCGTGCGTGCGGACGGCCGACGCGATCCTCGTCCACGCCACCCCGACGCGGGGCGGCGATGGGGTGCTCGTCGTCCCGATGGCGGTCCTCGACGCCGTTGAGGGGGCCGGCGACGACCCGGTCGAACTGGCGGCGGCGGGGGCGATCCGGGGCGAGGCCCGGTGGATCGACCGAGGCGGCCCCCGCACCCACCTGTTCGAGGCCGTCCTCCCCGGGACGAAGCACCGCCCGCCCGACCCGCCGGGCGAGTGGCACCCCGCGCCGTCGGAATTGCTCGCCGCCCTCGACGAGTGCGGCCGAACCACCGCGCGGGAGCCCTGCCGGTACGCACTGACCCGCGTCCAGGTCCGGGGGATGGCCGGGCAGGTGGTTGGCACGGACGGCCGCACCGCTCTCATCTGGGACGGGCTGGCTCTGCCGTTCACGCCCGACGTACTCGTGCCTGCCGTCCCGGTGTTCGGGTGCCGCGAGCTGACCCGCGAGGCGGCCGTGCGGGTCGGCCGCACCCCGACCGAGATGGTGGTGGCGGCCGGGTCGTGGCGTGTCCACCTGCCGGTCGATACCGACGGCCGCTTCCCCGACCTCGCCTCGGTGATGCCCCGGGCCGCCGGGACCGTGGCCGGGATCGACGACCGGGACGCGGCCGAGTTGCTGGCCGCGCTGCCGGGCCTGCTCGGGGCCGACGCCGAGCACCACCCGGTCACCCTCGACCTGGCCGGCGGGGTAGTCGTGCGGGCGCGGGACGGGGCGACCGGCGAGGTGCACGAGGTCCGGATGCTCCGGTCCCCCGCGACCGGCCCGCCGGTGCGGGTCGCGGTGAACCGGCGGGTGCTGGCCCGCGCCCTGGCGCTCGGGTGCGTCACCGTCCGGGTATCCACCCCCGACCGGCCGGTGGCGTTCGAGGGCCGGAACAAGACCCTCGTCGTCGCCGCCCTCGACCCGGACCTCGCCGTCGCACCCGAGACCACCGCCGCTGCCACCCCCCACCCCCAACTCCCCGAGAGGAGGACTACCGTGCGACACGAGACGAACGAACACCCGCCCGCCCCGCCGGACCCGCCGGCCGCCGACCCGCCCGACCTGCTCACCGCCGCCGAGGAGCTCCGGGCGGCCGTCGCGGACACCCTGGTCAAGGCCGGAAGGCTGGTCGCCGCGGTCAAGGCCGGCCGGCGGCACCAGAAGGTACTCAGCCAGGTGTGGTCGAACCTGAAGGCCCTCAACCTCGGGCCGGGGGGTGGGCCGTGACGACCCTCGTCCGCCGCCAGCTCGCAGACCTGGCTGCGTTCGTTGCCAACCTCAAGGAGCGGGTACGGGTGGCGGTGGCCGGGGAGTTGTCCCGGGCCGTCGGCGACGCCGTCCGCGAGGTCGTCGGGGCGGTCGTCGCCAGGCGAGTGCTCGCCCCACCTCGGTCGGCACCGCGAGGTCCGTGGGCCGACCGCGACGAGCGCGCCGACGGCTGGGGCCGGCCCCGCGACCCGTGGGCCGACGACCGCGACGACGACTACGACCCCGACCGCGGGGAAGTCGATGACCGCGCCGCCGGGCCGCCGCCGGGCGCCCTGGTGACGGTGGCCGTCGCCGCCGGGGCGGCGGTCGCGCGGTGGTGGGCGGGGCGGGCCGGCGGGGGCGTCCTCGCCGCCGCCGGGGTCGGCCTCGGAGTCGGCCTCGTCGGGCTGCTGGGCGGCTCGCTCGCGCGGACCGCCGTCGCCGTCCTCGCCGCCGCCGCCGACGTGCTGGCCGCGACCGACGCCCTCGGAGCCGGGGCCGCCCGGCTCGGCCGCCTCTGACCACCCGCCCCGCCCGCGACGCGACGCCCGCTCGTACCAGCCCCGGGGCCTAGGCCCGCGGGTCGCAGCCGGGGCGCGCCCGCGCGCGGCCGGGGCCACACACGACCATCCCCACCATCCACACGGAGACGACCATGACCGCGACCGCGACCACGAACGGCCGACCCCGGAAGCAACTCAGCGACCAGCTGGACCGGATGGACACGATCATCGACGCCCTGGCCGAGGCGCTGCCCGAGGCGGTGGCCGACGCCACCCGCGAGGGCGCCCGGCAGGCCGTCCGGGACGTCGTCCTCGAAGTGCTCGCCAACCCCGACCTGCGGGCGATGATCGCCGGCCTCGCCCCGGCCACCCCGCCCGCGGCCCACGCCGCCAACGCCGCCCCTCCCCCCGCGCCCGGCCCGAACCCCCCGAACGTGTGGACCCGGCTGAAGGCCCGGCTCCGGGCCGCGCGGGATGTCGCCGCCGACCGGTGCCGGGCCGCGGCGGCGTCCGTCACGGCCACCTTCCGCGCCCTGGCGCTGGTGATGCCCGTCAAGAAGATCCTGGCCGTGGGGGCCGGGGTTGGGGTGGCGATCGGCGCCCTCGCCTACCTGTGCCCGCACTCCGCCAGCGCCGTGATCTCCGGGGCGTGCGGGGCGGCGGCCGCGGTCGCCGCCCAGGTCGGCCACTGGGTCCGCCGCTCGACCGGGTTGTTCGGGTTCGGCGGCACCGGCTGACCGCCGGCAGCGGGCTAGGGACGCGGAACACCGCGTCGATTGAGAGGAGCCGGCCGGTCGCGCGTTCCCGCGGGAACGCGTCAGCCCGTGCGGCCCTTCTCACGCGGTGTCGGACGACCGATTCCCCACCCCGCTGCCCTCCTCACACCCACGAACCCTGGGAGCAACACCGTGCCCATCCTGTTCGCGCTCCTGTTCTTCATCCTGGCGGCCGGCTATCTGGCCGGCTGACCGCACGCCGATCCGAAAGGAACCTGCCATGGTCTACCTGCTCGCGCTGCTGATCTTCGTCGCGCTGTCGGCGGCGTGCTGGTTCGCGTCGGTCGCCTGCTACCGGGGGACCGTCGCCGGGTCCGACTCGACCGTCGCCCCGGGTTACCCCGCGACCGCCGCCACCGCGATCGGCGTCGCGGCCCTGACCTCGTTCGTGCAATTTCCGTTCGGCTACCTGGCCGGGCTGGTGGCGTGGGGCGCCGCCGCGTTCGGCAGCCTCGGCCTGAGTGCCGGCCGGGCCGCAATCCTGTTCCTCTACCTGGCGGCGAGTTCCTTCGTCGCCCGGCTGGTCGTCCTCGGCGTGATGGACCTGCTCGGGAACTGACCGCGCGCCGGTCGAAGCCGCCACTCCGTCGGAGGGATAAGGGATGGCGAAGTCCGTCGTCATCGACGAGTTGCACGTGACCGTCCGCGTCCCCGCGGGCCTGCCCGACGAGTACGCCGAGGCGGTCCGCGACGCGCTGGCCGGGACCGCGTTCATGGACCGGCTCCGGCAAGCCGTCCGGGCCGCCGTCCGGGCGTTCCCGGAACTGGCCGCCGTCCGGTTCTCGTTGACCCGCTGATCGGTTCATCCGGCTCGGCCGGTGTCATCGTATCGTCCGGCTCCGTCTCACCCCCGTCTCGTACGGGCGCGTGGGGCGGGGGACGGACCATCGGTCGCGGGCACGCCCGTCGGCCCGCGGACTTTTTCTTAGGGGTCATCGCGACGTGAAGTCGCATTCGTGGAGTGTGATCGACGATCCCGAAAGGAGGTGATGAGCGGATCGCGACGGATCAACCGACCCGGTGTCGGGGTCGGTCCCCAGCCCGCTCGGCGGCCCTGGCAACGGGGCGGTCGAGAGCGCGGGCGAGACGCCCAAGGGGAGTACCAGTCGGAGGGAAACCACAGGCCAGGGGAAGACGGGACGGGTGAACGCGAGTGAATCCTCGTCGAGGCTTCGTCAAAGGAAACACCGGCAACCGACTGAGCCGGTGACCGGGGCACGGGGGGGGACCGATCCCGCCCCACGGCCTTCGCGGCTGATAGGGCGAAGGCGGCGACACCGCCGCCCCCGGAGTACAGAGGACACCCACCCCCGTCGGGTCTCTCGAATGCGGAACACGGTAACCCCGATGCGGTCTGCGGCGGTCGCAGCCAGCCGACGGCAACGAAGGCTTGAGCCCGCAGCGGGGACGGGATGCCCTCGGAAGCGAATGCCGGCAGCCGAAAGGCGCGGGGAACTCATAACCCGCCGGATAGGTCCGCTGACCGACCCGAAAGGGTGCTGACGGAGGGCTGGTCGATCGCCCGAAGGACGTTGTGACGGTTCCTCACCGGAGGGCAAGTTAGATGGGCGACCACGGTCGTTCAAACGGACCGACGGGGCCAACCGACTGGAACGCCATCGACTGGCGGCGGGCCAACCGGGTGGTTCGGAACCTGAGACAGCGGATCTTCCGGGCCGCGCGGGAGAACGACCTGAAGAAGGTCCGTTCCCTTCAGAAGTTGATGCTGCGGAGCTGGTCGAACGTCGTCCTCGGCGTGAGGCGGGCGACGCAGCAGAACCGCGGCAGGAACACGCCCGGCGTGGACAAGGTTCTCGTCAAAACCCCCACCGCTCGGGGGAAGCTGGTGGAGACGATGACCGGCCAGCAAGTCTGGCGGGCCAGGCCGGTGCGACGGGTGTACATTCCCAAGGCCAACGGCAAGCTCCGACCCCTCGGGATTCCGACCATTCTGGACCGCTGCCGGCAGGCGGTGGTCAAGAACGCGCTGGAGCCCGAGTGGGAGGCCCGGTTCGAGGGATCGAGCTACGGCTTCCGCCCGGGTCGCGGGTGCCACGATGCCATGGCACGGATCTACCAACTCGCCAAGGGGACGTGTACCCGGCGGTGGGTGGTTGACGCCGACATCAAGGGGGCGTTCGACCTAGCATCTTGATGCCCTCCTAAAAACGAACGGTGTTGACGAGGCCCTGCTGGAGTCGTCGCAATACTCGCAGCGTATCGGGCTTCGCGGGGAACAGGTACAACCGGGTTTTCGCATCACGTGTGATCGTAATCGTCCCCTTATGAATGCGATCGTATAGCCAGTGCTTCTCGACTTTCAATTCCTTCGCCAACTGGGGAACGGTCCATTTGCCGCGGATGTGACGTGGGTGCGATTGCCGCTTCTCGACCAGGATGCGGTGCTTCAGGCGGATCGTCTTGACCGTGCTCGGTAACACGCGGTCATGTCGTGGTGACCGGAAGCCGTCGCGAGTCAGTGACAGTGCGATGTCATCGTCCGACTGGCCGCTCTTCGCCGCGGCCAGGATTCGCTCCTTCATCTCGGCGAAGTTCGTCATGGTCTTCAGCGTGCCGGTCGTGACGGGAAGTTCCGTGGACGTCGTTTCACCACCTCGCCAGACGATTCGACAATGCACGCGGTCGGCAGCCAGGCGGTGCAGCACGACCTTGTCGATGAGGCAGCGAAGCAAGGCCTTCTGCTGCTCGCGCGTGAAGCGGCCGTCACGCCACCACTGCGGCAAGCTCGTTCCCGCCGCGATCAAGGCTTGTCGTGTGGCGTCGTCGAGGGGAACGATCTCCGACGGTGGATTCGCGAGGCGGGCCTGCTCCTCCTCGGCGGCGCGGAGTTCCCGCAGCGCGGCCTCCCATCGCTTCTCCAGTTCCCCGGCAACCAGGCGATTGTCCGGATCGGACTTGTGAAACTGCCGTTCGGCCAGGCTCGCGTGGTAGCGAAGTCGCTCCAGTTGTTGCTCGCGGGCCTTGCGGACATCGTCGGAGGCACGACGGAACTCGCCGTGAACGCGGTCGTAAAGGTCGAGTTCCGCCGGTGCCAGGGCGGCGAAGAACTGCTCGATGACGTAAGCGTCGAGTGGCTTCGCGGGCAGGTACTGGCAGACCGGTTCGCCGTGCTGCTGGCGGATGTGATTGCAGATGTAAGTCGGCCGGCTCTTGTACTGCACGACCATCTTGTGCCCGCATTCGCCGCAGTACGTGATCCCGTGCAGCAGGGCCTGTCCGCGGCGCGGGGCTCCGCGCGTCTGGTTGCGCTGATACTCGCTGTGGTTGTCGCGGATCATTCCGGCGATTCTCTCCAAGGTAGTCCAGTCGATGTAGGCCGGATGGTGGTCGCGAATGAGAACGCGCCACTGCTCGACGGGCAGTGGCTTCTGCACGGCCGGCCGACCCGGCGTGGTCCGGACCGAGCGCGTGCGGCCGTAGGCGAAGGCACCTGCGTACGCGGGATTGCGAAGGATCGCGCCGACGCTTCTGATGGTCGCCCGCCGCCAGGCGACGTCGCCGAAGCGATCGCGGCGCGGCAGCGGCAACGTCTCGGCGTTCAGATGCCTCATCACCTTCGCCAGCGATTTCAGCCTCAGGAACGACGCGAACACCAGTTCGATCCGCGACTGTACCTCGCGATCGGGGTGCTTCACAACACGGCCCAATTCGTCGCGCACCAATCCCACCGGGAGAATGAGAGCCAGTTCGCCGCGGCGGGCCTTGTTGATCAGCCCGGCGGTGAGTCGAGCCTTGATGGTATGAAGTTCCAGTTCCGAGATCTGGCCTTTCAGCCCGAGCAACAGGCGGCCGTTGATCGAGGACGGATCGTAGATGCCGTCGCGGTCGCCGATGAGGCAGCGTCGGAAGCCGCAGAGGTCGAGGAGTTGATACCAGTCGGAACAGTTTCGGGACAGTCGGGTGACGTCGTAGGAGAAGATGATGCCGACCTGGCCGAGGGTGACGCGTGTGACCAGGTCCTGGAAGCCGCGCCTTCCTTCGGCCGTACTGCCGCTCTGGCCCAGGTCCGCATCAATGAGATGCACGGACTCCGCCGGCCAGCCGCACTCGACGGCGCGCTGCCGCAGCGCGTACTGGAGGCGAAGGCTCTCCTGGTTGGTCAGCGTCTGATGCGGGCTCGACTGGCGGACGTAAATCAGGGCCTGTCGGTCCAGGTGGTCGGGCGTGATCAATTCGGACACTGGCATGGAGAACCTCCGTGTAAATGGCGGCGAGGTCGGCGAGGATTTCGTTCCTCAGCGACGGCGCGAGCCGCGTCCAGACGGTCGAGGTTGGGACCCGGGATTCGAGGGGCGAGGCGACGTTTGGGGACATGTCGAGGATCCTTCCGCGACGAGGTCGAGGAATGCCCGGATCGCCGTGTGCGTCCACTTGGTCCGCGGCGAGGGCGTCGTGAAGGATGACAGGTCCGTGGCGGGGATGGGCAGTCGAAGTCGAATCGCATCGCGATAGGCGACCATCACGTATCCCACATCACGCGGCTGCCGGCTAACAGAGATGACCTGGAACGTCCGACCGTGCAGCGGATGCATCGGATCGGTGACCGTCACCTGCTCGGGAAGCGCACGAGGTGGGTTGTGGAATGGGGTATCAACATCACAGCTCGTTCGACAACATCGGCCACGAGCCGCTGATGCGGGCCGTCGGCCGGTTCCCGGCACGGGAACTGGTCCGGCAATGGCTCAAGGCGGGGTACGTGGAGCTGGGGCAGTTGCACGCGACGGACGCGGGCACGCCTCAGGGTGGGGTCATCAGCCCGCTGCTGGCCAACATCGCCTTCCACGGCATGGAACGGGCGCTGGGGGTCGCGTACGCGGCCAACGGCGAACTGAAGCCGAAGTCCCCGGCTCTCGTTCGGTACGCGGACGACTTCGTGGTGTTCTGCCACACCCGGGAGGAGGCACGGTCGTGCCTGGAGAAGCTGCGGAGCTGGCTGGGCGAGCGGAGCCTTCAACTCTCCGAGGAGAAGACCAAGCTCGTCCACCTGCCCGACGGGTTCGACTTCCTGGGGTTCACGGTCCGACACCGCGCGGTCCCGTCCAGCCCGTCCGGCTGGCGGCTGCACATCCGTCCGAGTCGGGGGTCGGTGCGGCGGGTCATCGACCGGCTGCGCGAGGTCTGGCGGCGGTTCCTCGGAGCCCCCGTCGGCGGCGTGGTCCGGGCGCTGAACCCGCTCATCCGGGGGTGGGCGAACTACTTCCGTGCCCAGTGCGCGGGCAAGACGTTCGCCAAGCTGGAGAAGTGGATGTACGACCGGGAGGTGCGGTACGCCAAGCGACGCCACCCGACGAAGTCCCGCTCCTGGCTGGTGCGGAAGTACTGGGGAGTGCCGGTCCACGGGAAGAAGGACCGATGGGTGTTCGGCGACAAGTCCACCGGGGCTTACCGCCTCCGATTCAGCTGGTTCCGTCAGAAGCATCACATCCCGGTCAAGGGGACGGCCTCACCGGACGACGCACGTCTGAGGGCGTACTGGGCGGACCGCCGGAAGTGCGCCGCCAGTGACCTCGGTCGTCTGGACCAGAAGCTCGCCCTGCGACAACGCTGGATCTGCCCCATCTGTGGTGACGACCTGCTCAACGGGGAGGAGCTGCACCGCCACCACCGACGGCCCAGGAAGGACGGCGGCGAGGACGCCCCGGAGAACCTGGAGTTGCTGCACCTGTACTGCCATCAACAAGTCCATCTCCGGGATCTGAAGTCCCACGCCGGTACGTGATCGGCACGAGCCGTGTGCGGTGAAAATCGCACGCACGGTTCCAAGAGGGGGCGGTCACCGCAAGGTGGCCGCCCCACTCGGCGGAACCGGGCCGATACCGGGGCCGCGGTCACCCCCCGGTCGGGGCCGGAAAGAACGCCAGGTACGTCCCGTCCGCCGGCCGCCGAGCGTCCACCTCCCGGAGAATCTCGGCCGCCAGGTCGGCGTACGTCCGGTCCGGCCGGTGGTACGCCCCGACCGCCAGGGCCAACCCGCGGAGCCGGTTCACCTCCTTAACCGCCGCCGCCGCTTCCGCGAACTCGGCCCGCAGCTGTCGGACCTTCCGGGTCTTCCCGAACCGCGGGTCGGCCGCCGCCGCGAGTCGCCCCCGCAGCCCCTCGAACAGCTGGGCTGCTGTCGCCCCCGGCCGATCTCCAACCGCCCCGGCGTGGCCGGCCTGGCGGTACAGCTCGGCCATCGCTTCCAGGGTCAACCCGTGTTCCGCGGTCGCCGGGATCAGGAACCGGGCCGGGTCGGCCCCGACCGTCCGCCCGAACACGGCGGCCGCGTGCCGGGCGACCGCCCCGGCCGCGGCCCGGAGGACGCCGGCCGCCTGGTCGGGCTGGGCCAGCCGGAGGTGGCAAGCCGCCTCCCCGAGGGCGGCGGTGGTCAGGTGGCGGGCGATCATCCACGGGTACGTCGGCCCGATGGGCGTGGGCGCCGCCAGGTTCCCCGCGAGCTGTTCGGAATAGGATGCCGTCATGGACGAGCCCGCGTGTCCCGGCTGCCGGGAACTCCGCCGTCGCGTCGCCGCTCTGTAAGCGTCCACTGAATGGGTGTGGGTGTGCGTTGAGTTTGGGCGAGGCGAGTTGGGAACTCAGTGGCCAGCGGGGAGGTGCTGTTTGGCCCAGGCGTCGGGTAATAGATGCGTCACGTCGGCCGGTCTGGCGGCCAGTTGCGTCATCCCGCAGGGCCAACAGGAATACCGCCACCACCGCCAGCAGGCCGACCCCCGGTTCCAGCCGCTCTCGGGTCGTCAATTGCAACCGCTCCACCCCCATCCCGGTCTTCCTCGCAGAGTGGTACCGCCCTGGCCGCCGAACAACATACTCCGGAGCTTTTTGCTGCGGGATTTGGTGGAGTTCGGCTAAGTCAATGTGTGGGGAGTGCGGGACGCTGTTTCACCATGGCCACGTCCGAGACGCCGACTTGAATTTAAGTGGTTTCTGAGAAACGGTTTGCGAGATGGTTGTGTATGGATGTATCTGCCGAGTTCGTTGCACAGATCACCCGCTCCCAGCGGC carries:
- a CDS encoding reverse transcriptase N-terminal domain-containing protein encodes the protein MGDHGRSNGPTGPTDWNAIDWRRANRVVRNLRQRIFRAARENDLKKVRSLQKLMLRSWSNVVLGVRRATQQNRGRNTPGVDKVLVKTPTARGKLVETMTGQQVWRARPVRRVYIPKANGKLRPLGIPTILDRCRQAVVKNALEPEWEARFEGSSYGFRPGRGCHDAMARIYQLAKGTCTRRWVVDADIKGAFDLAS
- a CDS encoding recombinase family protein, whose amino-acid sequence is MPVSELITPDHLDRQALIYVRQSSPHQTLTNQESLRLQYALRQRAVECGWPAESVHLIDADLGQSGSTAEGRRGFQDLVTRVTLGQVGIIFSYDVTRLSRNCSDWYQLLDLCGFRRCLIGDRDGIYDPSSINGRLLLGLKGQISELELHTIKARLTAGLINKARRGELALILPVGLVRDELGRVVKHPDREVQSRIELVFASFLRLKSLAKVMRHLNAETLPLPRRDRFGDVAWRRATIRSVGAILRNPAYAGAFAYGRTRSVRTTPGRPAVQKPLPVEQWRVLIRDHHPAYIDWTTLERIAGMIRDNHSEYQRNQTRGAPRRGQALLHGITYCGECGHKMVVQYKSRPTYICNHIRQQHGEPVCQYLPAKPLDAYVIEQFFAALAPAELDLYDRVHGEFRRASDDVRKAREQQLERLRYHASLAERQFHKSDPDNRLVAGELEKRWEAALRELRAAEEEQARLANPPSEIVPLDDATRQALIAAGTSLPQWWRDGRFTREQQKALLRCLIDKVVLHRLAADRVHCRIVWRGGETTSTELPVTTGTLKTMTNFAEMKERILAAAKSGQSDDDIALSLTRDGFRSPRHDRVLPSTVKTIRLKHRILVEKRQSHPRHIRGKWTVPQLAKELKVEKHWLYDRIHKGTITITRDAKTRLYLFPAKPDTLRVLRRLQQGLVNTVRF
- a CDS encoding reverse transcriptase domain-containing protein, yielding MGYQHHSSFDNIGHEPLMRAVGRFPARELVRQWLKAGYVELGQLHATDAGTPQGGVISPLLANIAFHGMERALGVAYAANGELKPKSPALVRYADDFVVFCHTREEARSCLEKLRSWLGERSLQLSEEKTKLVHLPDGFDFLGFTVRHRAVPSSPSGWRLHIRPSRGSVRRVIDRLREVWRRFLGAPVGGVVRALNPLIRGWANYFRAQCAGKTFAKLEKWMYDREVRYAKRRHPTKSRSWLVRKYWGVPVHGKKDRWVFGDKSTGAYRLRFSWFRQKHHIPVKGTASPDDARLRAYWADRRKCAASDLGRLDQKLALRQRWICPICGDDLLNGEELHRHHRRPRKDGGEDAPENLELLHLYCHQQVHLRDLKSHAGT